The following are encoded in a window of bacterium genomic DNA:
- a CDS encoding DDE-type integrase/transposase/recombinase, which translates to MAGRAWPCGASSANASPAAPRLPTPPASGPNECWSMDFTQDALESGRAFRTLNVVDVVTRMCLAIEVDTSLPAARVVRVLDRLAAAHGRPRAITVDNGTEFTARATDAWAHAHGVELRFSRPGTPTDNPFI; encoded by the coding sequence ATCGCCGGGAGGGCTTGGCCGTGCGGCGCAAGCAGCGCAAACGCCTCGCCCGCGGCGCCGCGCCTGCCGACGCCGCCGGCGAGCGGGCCGAACGAATGCTGGTCGATGGACTTCACGCAGGACGCCCTGGAGTCGGGCCGGGCGTTCCGGACGCTCAACGTCGTCGACGTGGTCACGCGGATGTGCCTCGCGATCGAGGTCGACACGTCGCTGCCGGCGGCGCGCGTGGTGCGCGTGCTCGACCGTCTGGCGGCGGCGCACGGCCGCCCGCGCGCGATCACGGTGGACAACGGGACGGAGTTCACGGCGCGGGCGACGGACGCCTGGGCGCACGCGCACGGCGTGGAACTGCGCTTCAGCCGTCCGGGCACGCCGACCGACAACCCCTTCATC
- a CDS encoding transposase: MRNRRRPGSHQPGWPPYATTPHPASQRLQELNRACLDRRDSRVGPASDSASPSEPHLRRVGGRERANGNVTDRAWYERLSKESDLYKVWPAPRRVVRAGRESSGRRLARERTLPKKSWFGVEQIVGVLKDADTGVRAGEPCRKYGTGDQTYYRWKAKYGGMEAGDAVRLRALEDENRKPKMIVAEQALGIRVLKDITSRKW; this comes from the coding sequence ATGAGGAATCGGAGGCGGCCGGGCTCTCACCAGCCCGGTTGGCCGCCCTACGCGACAACGCCTCATCCGGCGAGCCAACGCCTCCAAGAACTGAACAGAGCGTGCCTCGACCGCCGCGATTCGCGCGTCGGCCCGGCGAGTGACAGCGCGTCGCCCTCGGAGCCTCATCTTCGGCGCGTTGGGGGACGCGAGCGCGCCAACGGCAACGTCACAGATCGCGCGTGGTACGAGCGGCTGTCGAAGGAGTCCGATCTCTACAAGGTCTGGCCTGCTCCCAGAAGAGTGGTCCGGGCTGGCCGAGAGTCCTCCGGGCGACGACTCGCCCGCGAAAGGACGCTCCCGAAGAAGAGCTGGTTCGGCGTGGAGCAGATCGTCGGCGTCCTGAAGGATGCGGACACCGGCGTGAGGGCCGGGGAGCCGTGCCGGAAGTACGGGACCGGCGACCAGACGTACTACCGCTGGAAGGCGAAGTACGGGGGGATGGAGGCCGGCGACGCGGTGCGGCTGAGGGCGCTCGAGGACGAGAACCGCAAGCCGAAGATGATCGTCGCCGAGCAGGCGCTGGGAATCCGTGTGCTGAAGGACATCACCTCAAGAAAGTGGTGA